Proteins encoded within one genomic window of Bradyrhizobium sp. AZCC 1719:
- a CDS encoding DedA family protein, with protein MDDYVRALADFVRDNQAWAAPIVLVLAFGESLAFVSLVVPAWGALVAIGALIGVSGISFWPVWLAGGLGAALGDWVSYWFGYRYKEHVAEMWPLSRYPEILPRGEEFVKKWGVPSIFIGRFFGPLRASVPLAAGIFEMSYWPFQIANFVSALVWSAVLLLVGDVMGKIAEWLWRVV; from the coding sequence ATGGATGATTATGTGCGTGCTCTGGCTGATTTCGTGCGCGACAATCAGGCTTGGGCCGCCCCGATCGTCCTGGTGCTGGCATTCGGCGAATCGCTGGCTTTCGTCTCGCTGGTGGTTCCGGCCTGGGGCGCGCTGGTCGCGATCGGCGCGCTGATCGGCGTCAGCGGCATCAGCTTCTGGCCGGTCTGGCTCGCCGGCGGCCTCGGCGCGGCGCTCGGCGACTGGGTCTCCTACTGGTTCGGCTACCGTTACAAGGAGCATGTCGCCGAGATGTGGCCGTTGTCGCGCTATCCCGAGATCCTGCCGCGCGGCGAGGAATTCGTGAAAAAATGGGGCGTGCCCTCGATCTTCATCGGCCGGTTCTTCGGGCCGCTGCGCGCCTCGGTGCCGCTCGCCGCCGGCATTTTCGAGATGTCATATTGGCCCTTTCAGATCGCCAATTTTGTCTCGGCCCTGGTCTGGTCGGCCGTTCTGCTGCTGGTAGGCGACGTCATGGGGAAGATCGCCGAATGGCTGTGGCGGGTGGTGTAA
- a CDS encoding PEGA domain-containing protein, translating into MRLLLAVALAAPCVGCASVTRGTTENISISSTPSGATAEVSGLDVPTACVTPCVVVAKRSADITVTVNKEGFEPQVIPLTKEIPGTGAAGFAGNILLGGLVGMGVDAATGAALDHKPNPVIVTLQPIAPAQPRPAKPRPSRRPPPPQS; encoded by the coding sequence ATCAGATTGCTGTTGGCCGTCGCACTCGCGGCGCCGTGTGTTGGTTGTGCGTCGGTGACGCGTGGAACGACCGAAAATATTTCCATTTCGAGCACGCCGTCAGGCGCCACCGCCGAGGTATCGGGGCTGGATGTGCCGACCGCCTGCGTCACCCCGTGCGTGGTCGTGGCCAAGCGCAGCGCCGACATCACTGTGACCGTCAACAAAGAGGGTTTTGAGCCGCAGGTCATCCCGCTCACCAAGGAAATTCCGGGCACGGGCGCGGCGGGCTTCGCCGGCAACATTTTGCTTGGCGGCCTGGTCGGCATGGGCGTCGATGCGGCCACCGGTGCCGCGCTGGATCACAAGCCGAATCCCGTGATTGTGACCCTGCAACCGATCGCTCCTGCGCAGCCGCGTCCGGCGAAACCGCGCCCATCCAGGCGGCCACCGCCGCCCCAGAGCTGA